Proteins found in one Arachis stenosperma cultivar V10309 chromosome 8, arast.V10309.gnm1.PFL2, whole genome shotgun sequence genomic segment:
- the LOC130944097 gene encoding thylakoid lumenal 19 kDa protein, chloroplastic — protein MASPTMFSSPSSILSFSSSSTTPTTTTTPKPSQQPLSPLLPLSKQTLTKLTAAAAIATILTAAPAPSIASSEPSYRVYYGTAASAANYGGYGGNSSKKDSAEYVYDVPDGWKERLVSKVEKGTNGTDSEFYNPKKKSEKEYLTFLSGFRQLAPKDAVLNNLALSDVDLQDLIANAESLTSEEVKDDQGQLYYVYEIDGVGTHSLISVTCAKNKLYAHFVNAPTPDWNRDKDMLRHVHESFKTVGSY, from the exons ATGGCCTCCCCCACCATGTTTTCATCACCGTCTTCCATTCTctccttctcctcttcttccaccacaccaaccaccaccaccacaccAAAACCATCTCAACAACCTCTCTCCCCACTACTTCCATTGTCCAAGCAAACATTAACAAAGCTAACTGCCGCTGCAGCCATAGCCACCATTCTAACCGCCGCACCTGCACCTTCTATCGCATCCTCGGAGCCTTCGTACCGTGTCTACTATGGCACCGCTGCCAGTGCCGCAAACTACGGCGGCTACGGCGGCAACTCTAGTAAGAAGGACTCCGCTGAGTATGTGTACGACGTCCCTGATGGCTGGAAGGAACGTTTGGTCTCTAAAGTTGAGAAAG GCACCAACGGAACAGACAGTGAGTTCTACAACCCAAAGAAGAAATCGGAGAAGGAGTATCTAACTTTCCTCAGCGGGTTTCGCCAGCTTGCCCCAAAGGACGCAGTGTTAAACAACTTGGCTCTCTCGGATGTTGATTTGCAGGACCTCATTGCGAACGCGGAGAGCTTGACCTCTGAGGAAGTGAAAGATGATCAGGGACAATTGTATTATGTTTACGAGATTGATGGGGTTGGTACTCATAGCTTGATCTCCGTAACTTGTGCTAAGAACAAGCTATATGCTCATTTTGTCAATGCTCCTACTCCTGATTGGAATAGAGACAAGGACATGCTGAGGCATGTTCATGAGTCTTTTAAGACAGTAGGGTCCTATTAG
- the LOC130943575 gene encoding B3 domain-containing transcription factor VRN1-like translates to MSSHHHQCQNNIMLHSRFFKAILKTNLQRIKIPNKFSRRHGSALSNPVFLKPPDGTLWKVYWTKKNSDEVWFVKGWKEFTKNYSLNEGHLVVFKYEETSQFDVIILETNDLEIDYSKYETVNRKGKCDQRDEKTVGILKEIPVKNNDAGKRLALFSPQAHMKVRGESCTRRRTSSLNWPKELKAQEIAQKFISYNPFFTLFIKPNYLTEYQVNVPTLKGYIEDKVKDVALKVGERQWQVKLLPNRSSARRLSGGWSLFVQENGLQAEDVCVFELINMEDSVFKVHVFKR, encoded by the exons ATGTCTTCTCATCACCATCAATGCCAGAACAACATTATGTTGCATTCCCGTTTCTTCAAGGCTATACTCAAAACTAATCTTCAAAGGATT AAAATACCCAATAAATTTTCAAGGAGACATGGAAGCGCTCTTTCAAATCCAGTATTTCTTAAGCCTCCAGATGGCACTCTATGGAAAGTGTATTGGACAAAAAAGAATAGTGATGAAGTTTGGTTTGTAAAAGGATGGAAGGAATTTACCAAAAACTACTCTCTTAATGAAGGACATTTAGTTGTGTTTAAATATGAAGAAACTTCTCAGTTTGATGTAATCATACTTGAGACAAATGATCTAGAAATAGATTATTCCAAATATGAGACTGTGAATAGAAAGGGCAAATGTGACCAGAGAGATGAGAAAACAGTTGGAATCTTAAAGGAAATCCCTGTAAAAAATAATGACGCTGGAAAAAGATTGGCATTGTTTTCTCCTCAGGCTCATATGAAAGTCAGAG GTGAGAGCTGTACTCGAAGAAGAACATCATCTTTGAATTGGCCAAAGGAACTTAAAGCTCAGGAAATAGCTCAGAAATTCATCTCCTATAACCCTTTCTTCACACTGTTCATAAAGCCAAATTACCTCACAGAATACCAAGTG AATGTACCGACTTTGAAAGGTTACATTGAGGACAAGGTTAAGGACGTGGCGCTTAAGGTTGGGGAAAGACAATGGCAAGTAAAGTTGCTCCCTAATCGCAGCTCGGCTCGCCGCCTCTCAGGTGGTTGGTCCTTGTTTGTCCAAGAGAATGGATTGCAAGCTGAAGATGTTTGTGTCTTTGAACTGATTAACATGGAAGATTCAGTTTTTAAGGTTCATGTTTTCAAAAGGTAG